GTGCCCCGTCTGCGGCTATTGGCAGATCCTCGATGATGATCACATCGTCATTCTCCAGAACGCCGGCGACCCCCGCATCATTCTCCGCGACAACCTGGCCCGCTACGCCTGCGACAAATGCGGAATGTACTGGGACGACTACATGCGAGTCCGCTCCATCCGTGCCGGCCAATGGGTATCAGGGCAATTCGACGAGGATGGTGAGTGGCATCCGGCCCCGCGCCTCTTGCGCCCCCTCGCCGTGGCCTTCCACCTTCCGAGCTGGTACGGGGTAAATACGCTCCTCTCGCGTGTGGCAGCGGCGAAAATACGTGCCAACGACGGGCCCGTAAAAAGACAGGTCTATGTCACCCAGCACAAAGCCGAACGCTACAAGGAAATCATCGAGACCAAGAAGGAATCAAAACTCCTCGAAGAGCACAGGACCACTCTCCCCTCGCAGATCGCCCCCGCAGACGCCCTGACCCTTGTTGCCGCCTTCGACTCGCACACCTGGGGATATCGCTTTGCCGTGTGCGCCGCCGTTGAGGGTGCGCTCGGCTTTACGCTGCAAAAGATCCATCACGGACATCTCGGCACGCTCGCGGACGTGGAGAATCTCATTTACCGCGTCCGCTACCCGGTAGAAAATTCTGTCGAGACTATGGGCATCTTCCGCGCCGCCATCGACACCGGCGGCAACCGGCCCGGCTCCGGCGAGACGGACGCAGAAAAGACCATGACCTCGGAGATCTACGAATGGCTCCGCAAACAGCCCCGCACAGGCCTCATCACCGGCATCAAGGGCGCCTCGCGCGATCAGATCAAGGGCGTGAAACCGACGACCATCGACTCCTTTCCGCATTCAAACAGGCCCATCCCCGGAGGCCTGGAGCTGCGCCTCATCGATACTGGCCGTTTCAAGGCCTGGCTTCATTGGCGGTTTACCCGGGGTCCGAATGAGTCGCAGCGGGTCCTCTTCGATGCGGATACGGACAACGACTTCGTCCGGGAACTTTTAGCCGAGGAGCGTCAGAAACGGCACGGCCGCATACAGTGGGTCAAGGTCCGTTCGGCCAACCATTACCTCGATTGCATGGTCTACTGTCTCGCCATGATCGACAGCGAGTGGCACCCGGCGCTCAAAATCATGAGCCCCTTGATCAAGCAGAAAAGAATGGCCCGAATAGCATCCGCTTCCGCTCCAGTCCCAATGCCCGCGCTTGGGCAACAGCAAAACGAATTGAGACTATACCAGGATCGCCGCGATATGACGTCCATCCGCGAGCGCCTGGCCGACAGATTCAATAGGTAGGGAACATTGGCACAGATGGAAAGAGGATTTGCCGCTGAAGATATGCTCACAACGAAAGACGAAATCAAGGTTGCATTCAACCTGTCGGAATACATGTTCTGGGAATTCATCGAGCAGGGAATGCCGGCTGTCTATCTTAAGGGACGCTGGTCCGCCTCCATCCGGGCAATCAATGACTGGTGGCGTAATTCGAGGAACGTCCAGATGCGCG
This portion of the Syntrophorhabdaceae bacterium genome encodes:
- a CDS encoding terminase gpA endonuclease subunit, which gives rise to MVTDGNLKGRWQNINSPYAVEIMDLWTAPHVREIYVCAAPQIVKTQIAFNCMGYSIDQDPAGIMYTMPDEKTTKRIARTRILPMIKATPRLAELLSPRYDDTTTLAIRFKNGADIIMAWATSVAELSSEPRRYVIGDEVSKFPGYASGQNKKEASPIDLMRARLNSYTYTSKALFLSSPGEDPCAITDLMHYHADEVRRLQVPCPVCGYWQILDDDHIVILQNAGDPRIILRDNLARYACDKCGMYWDDYMRVRSIRAGQWVSGQFDEDGEWHPAPRLLRPLAVAFHLPSWYGVNTLLSRVAAAKIRANDGPVKRQVYVTQHKAERYKEIIETKKESKLLEEHRTTLPSQIAPADALTLVAAFDSHTWGYRFAVCAAVEGALGFTLQKIHHGHLGTLADVENLIYRVRYPVENSVETMGIFRAAIDTGGNRPGSGETDAEKTMTSEIYEWLRKQPRTGLITGIKGASRDQIKGVKPTTIDSFPHSNRPIPGGLELRLIDTGRFKAWLHWRFTRGPNESQRVLFDADTDNDFVRELLAEERQKRHGRIQWVKVRSANHYLDCMVYCLAMIDSEWHPALKIMSPLIKQKRMARIASASAPVPMPALGQQQNELRLYQDRRDMTSIRERLADRFNR